The following are encoded in a window of Ranitomeya variabilis isolate aRanVar5 chromosome 6, aRanVar5.hap1, whole genome shotgun sequence genomic DNA:
- the DSEL gene encoding dermatan-sulfate epimerase-like protein: protein MALNVVGHSVFSMILIFLSPVCCRNFTDDWMALKADITPYSRLFEVTTSFKQKNILTHPRLYFDGADVQGLRQRSHTTHLHLFRAIRNAVNKMLANPSYFLPPLNHADFAAKWNEIYGNNLPPLALYCLLFPDDKTAFNFALEYMDRMVNYKDWLVQNAPGDEVPLAHSLTGFATAFDFLYRFLDSDRRQRYLEKIETVSNELYECSKVRAWGKQFLHNHQTTNMLALLTGALVVEEHKLKQANVWKQTVVDVMEKTMFLLNHVVDGSLDEGVAYGSYTAKSITQYVFLAKRHFGMNHFDNNWLRMHFWFYFSTLLPGYQRTVGIADSNYNWFYGPESQLVFLDTFILKNGAGNWLASQIRKHRPKDGPMVPSTAQRWSTLHTEYLWYNPELTSHPPVDYGSPKMYIFPNWGVVTYGAGLPNTQTNTFLSFKSGKLGGRAVYDIVHFQPYSWIDAWRSFNPGHEHPDQNSFTFAPNGQVFVSEALYGPKLSHLNNILVFAPSPTSQCNKPWEGQLGECSQWLKWTTNESGDAAGEVITASQQGETIFVSGEAVSAYSSSMRLKSVYRCLLLINQQTLLVVDHIEKHEDSPLSLVSAFFHNLDIDFKYVPFRFLNKFNGAMMDIWDAHYKMIWIDSNGNSPLGRIQEAEQTAEFKKRWTQFVNVTFPLNQKISRVAYIFNGPYVNVSDLKFLDNNNYGVKISVKVNNTENVVSIVTAYNDLEVRFNFLGFGGYAKLEDLNKIVRFGLGIEHIEKATKLISINVFHFGLKVNLVIGLILCASLGILAFHWRFYIPFGKLMRWILVLIITLWVFELVDVWTACTQPICSKWSSEGEDTDSIKKSGVQSDLPIVVITSIPGSGADILRQLFFNSSDFVYIKVPTAYIEIPEGEYKIDSFVDPCEWTRSDVADGHFQLIQGWLQSLLQNTKLHLQNIDLQEPIKPKLFHHLTVTRDRKRRYKRRDPFSEQRTRYKGYYDKDADYVRQLRKHLTLFPKAQPVLGLSSGSWTLKLPFIEKLIGPQLKALFVVRDPRAWVYSMLYKSSPSLFSLKNVEQRLTSMYKDEEKEKCTSVAGYAPEFDSLKEELANPKSLALTKLSHVWFANTAAAIRINNDLQSKSYLLIKFEDIVNFPEETTQKIYSFFGIPLSPANLNQIMFASLTNLFYLPHEGEISPTNINMWKLNMAREDIAMIEDICWVQMDKLGYARFRD from the coding sequence ATGGCTTTAAATGTTGTAGGACACTCTGTTTTCTCAATGATTCTTATTTTTCTGTCACCCGTCTGTTGCAGAAATTTTACTGATGATTGGATGGCTCTGAAGGCTGATATCACTCCATACAGCAGATTATTTGAGGTTACCACTAGTTTCAAGCAGAAAAACATTCTTACGCATCCAAGATTATATTTTGATGGTGCAGATGTTCAAGGACTGAGACAAAGGTCCCACACCACTCATCTACATTTATTTAGAGCGATTAGAAATGCAGTTAACAAGATGCTGGCTAATCCATCTTACTTCTTGCCCCCTCTAAATCATGCTGACTTTGCAGCTAAATGGAATgagatttatgggaataatttgccACCATTGGCTttatattgtctgctgtttccagATGATAAAACTGCATTCAATTTTGCACTGGAATATATGGACAGAATGGTCAATTACAAAGACTGGCTGGTTCAAAATGCACCTGGTGATGAGGTGCCCCTTGCACACTCTTTGACAGGTTTCGCCACAGCTTTTGACTTTTTATACCGGTTTCTTGACAGTGATAGAAGACAAAGGTATTTGGAGAAAATTGAAACTGTTAGTAATGAATTGTATGAATGTTCCAAAGTGCGTGCATGGGGAAAACAATTCCTCCACAACCACCAAACCACTAATATGCTTGCGCTGCTTACAGGAGCACTAGTTGTGGAAGAGCACAAATTAAAACAAGCTAATGTGTGGAAACAAACTGTCGTTGATGTGATGGAAAAAACAATGTTTCTCCTAAATCACGTTGTTGATGGTTCACTTGATGAAGGAGTTGCCTATGGTAGTTATACAGCAAAATCAATTACACaatatgtttttttagcaaagcgcCATTTTGGTATGAATCATTTTGACAACAACTGGTTGAGAATGCACTTCTGGTTTTACTTTTCTACTTTGTTGCCAGGTTATCAGAGAACTGTCGGAATAGCAGATTCTAATTACAATTGGTTCTATGGACCAGAAAGCCAATTGGTGTTTTTGGATACCTTCATTTTGAAGAATGGAGCTGGAAACTGGTTGGCCAGTCAGATTCGAAAACACAGACCAAAAGATGGGCCAATGGTACCATCCACAGCTCAGAGATGGAGCACTCTTCACACTGAATATTTGTGGTATAATCCTGAACTTACCTCCCATCCTCCAGTCGATTATGGCTcaccaaaaatgtatatttttccTAATTGGGGAGTTGTAACATATGGTGCTGGTTTGCCTAATACTCAAACTAACACATTTCTTTCATTCAAGTCCGGAAAACTTGGCGGCCGAGCAGTCTATGATATTGTTCATTTTCAGCCATATTCCTGGATAGATGCATGGAGAAGTTTCAATCCTGGTCATGAGCATCCTGATCAAAATTCTTTCACATTTGCTCCTAATGGACAAGTCTTTGTTTCAGAGGCACTGTATGGACCAAAATTAAGTCATTTAAATAATATTTTAGTTTTTGCGCCTTCCCCTACAAGTCAGTGCAATAAACCATGGGAAGGTCAACTTGGTGAATGCTCACAGTGGCTAAAATGGACAACAAATGAATCTGGAGATGCAGCAGGTGAGGTTATCACAGCAAGTCAGCAAGGGGAGACAATATTTGTAAGTGGTGAAGCAGTGTCTGCTTACTCGTCTTCCATGAGGCTAAAAAGTGTTTACCGTTGTTTGCTGCTTATAAATCAGCAGACACTACTTGTAGTTGATCATATTGAAAAGCATGAAGATTCTCCACTCTCTCTAGTCAGTGCCTTTTTTCATAATCTAGATATCGATTTTAAGTATGTTCCATTTAGGTTTCTTAATAAATTCAATGGTGCTATGATGGATATATGGGATGCCCATTACAAAATGATCTGGATAGATTCAAATGGTAATAGTCCATTAGGCAGGATCCAGGAAGCTGAGCAGACAGCAGAATTCAAGAAGCGCTGGACACAATTTGTAAATGTTACCTTTCCGTTAAACCAAAAAATATCCAGGGTTGCTTACATATTTAATGGACCGTATGTTAATGTGTCAGATCTGAAATTCTTAGACAATAACAACTATGGTGTTAAAATATCTGTTAAAGTTAATAATACAGAAAATGTAGTGTCTATAGTAACAGCATATAATGATCTTGAGGTCAGATTTAATTTTCTTGGGTTTGGGGGATATGCAAAGTTAGAAGATCTGAACAAAATAGTACGATTTGGGTTAGGCATTGAACATATTGAGAAGGCAACTAAATTAATTAGTATTAATGTATTTCACTTTGGCCTCAAAGTCAATTTGGTTATAGGTTTAATATTGTGTGCAAGCTTGGGAATTTTAGCATTTCATTGGAGATTCTACATTCCTTTTGGTAAGTTGATGCGTTGGATTCTAGTATTGATCATAACACTGTGGGTTTTTGAGTTAGTTGATGTGTGGACAGCATGTACTCAACCTATTTGTTCAAAGTGGAGTAgtgagggagaagatacagatagtATTAAGAAAAGTGGCGTACAGTCTGATCTGCCTATTGTAGTAATTACATCTATACCTGGTTCGGGAGCTGACATTTTAAGACAACTCTTTTTCAACAGTTCAGATTTTGTGTATATTAAGGTTCCTACAGCTTACATTGAAATTCCAGAGGGAGAATACAAAATTGATTCATTTGTGGATCCATGTGAATGGACTAGATCTGATGTGGCTGATGGACATTTTCAACTTATTCAAGGTTGGCTTCAATCATTGCTTCAGAACACAAAACTTCATTTACAGAATATTGATTTACAAGAACCCATAAAGCCTAAGCTTTTTCACCATTTAACAGTTACCAGGGATAGAAAAAGACGATATAAGAGAAGAGACCCATTCTCTGAGCAAAGAACTAGATACAAAGGATATTATGACAAAGATGCTGACTATGTTAGACAACTACGCAAACACCTAACATTGTTTCCCAAAGCTCAACCAGTGCTTGGTTTAAGCAGTGGTAGCTGGACTTTAAAGCTTCCATTTATCGAAAAACTTATAGGACCTCAGCTAAAGGCATTATTTGTCGTACGAGACCCTCGTGCTTGGGTTTATTCAATGTTGTATAAAAGTAGTCCAAGTCTGTTCTCTTTGAAGAATGTTGAACAGCGTTTGACATCCATGTACAAAGATGAAGAAAAGGAAAAATGTACGTCGGTTGCCGGATATGCTCCTGAATTTGACTCCTTAAAAGAAGAGCTTGCTAATCCTAAATCACTCGCTCTGACAAAACTTTCCCACGTATGGTTTGCCAATACTGCGGCAGCGATTCGAATAAATAATGATTTACAATCCAAAAGCTATCTTTTGATTAAATTTGAGGACATTGTAAATTTCCCTGAAGAAACTACTCaaaaaatatatagtttttttGGCATTCCTCTTTCTCCTGCAAATTTAAATCAAATAATGTTTGCAAGCTTAACAAACTTATTTTATCTCCCCCATGAAGGGGAAATTTCACCTACAAATATAAACATGTGGAAGTTAAATATGGCTAGAGAAGATATTGCAATGATTGAGGACATATGCTGGGTACAAATGGATAAACTTGGATATGCAAGATTTAGAGACTAA